The following proteins are co-located in the Bordetella bronchialis genome:
- a CDS encoding NADP-dependent malic enzyme: MDETLTKLALDYHAFPTPGKISVMPTKTLANQDDLSLAYSPGVAAACMAIHASGDDAASKYTSRGNLVGVITNGTAVLGLGNIGPLAAKPVMEGKGCLFKKFAGIDVFDIELAETDPDKLVDIIAALEPTLGGVNLEDIKAPECFYIEKKLRERMKIPVFHDDQHGTAIISSAAILNGLKVVGKRMDQVKLVCSGAGAAAIACLDMLVQLGIRQENIYVTDSRGVIWEGREANMEPNKKRYAQRTDARTLADIVKDADVFLGCSTAGVLTAEMVKTMASQPLILALANPDPEIRPEVAKAARPDCIIATGRSDYPNQVNNVLCFPFIFRGAMDAGATRITEEMKLAAVKAIAELAEAEQNDEVARAYAGQDLSFGPDYIIPKPFDPRLIVKIAPAVAQAAADSGVALRPIQDMEAYRQKLMGFVYHSGQLMRPLFHQAKQAPKRVIYADGEDERVLRAVQTVVDEKLAHPILVGRPSVIEMRIRKFGLRLAAGTDIDIVDPEDDARFNETWSAYYRMRGRQGVTPAIAKAMVRKHNTLIGAMLLQRGDADALLCGVGSRYDNQLKYVDEVIGRKSGTQAYAALNVLMLPDQTLFIADTHVNEDPSAEELADITIQAADEMLRFGVVPKIALLSHSNFGSRNTASSSKMARARQLVSERAPHLEIDGEMHADAALSESIRMASYPDSSLKGPANLLIMPNLDTGNITYNMLKMTGSRGIAMGPILLGAARPVHILTNSATVRRIVNMTALAVVDAQQEAAEAGQRR, translated from the coding sequence ATGGACGAAACCCTTACCAAACTTGCCCTGGACTATCACGCCTTTCCCACGCCGGGCAAGATATCCGTGATGCCCACCAAGACCCTGGCCAACCAGGACGACCTGTCGCTGGCCTATTCGCCCGGCGTGGCGGCCGCCTGCATGGCCATCCACGCCAGCGGCGACGATGCGGCCTCGAAATACACCTCGCGCGGCAACCTGGTGGGCGTGATCACCAACGGCACCGCCGTGCTGGGCCTGGGCAACATCGGCCCGCTGGCCGCCAAGCCCGTCATGGAGGGCAAGGGCTGCCTGTTCAAGAAGTTCGCCGGCATCGACGTCTTCGATATCGAACTGGCCGAAACCGACCCGGACAAACTGGTCGACATCATCGCGGCGCTGGAGCCCACCCTGGGCGGCGTCAACCTGGAAGACATCAAGGCGCCAGAGTGCTTCTACATCGAAAAGAAGCTGCGCGAACGGATGAAGATCCCGGTTTTCCACGATGACCAGCATGGCACGGCCATCATTTCCTCGGCCGCCATCCTGAACGGACTGAAGGTGGTGGGCAAGCGCATGGACCAGGTCAAGCTGGTCTGCTCCGGCGCCGGCGCCGCCGCCATCGCCTGCCTGGACATGCTGGTGCAACTCGGCATCCGCCAGGAAAACATCTATGTGACGGATTCGCGCGGCGTCATCTGGGAAGGCCGCGAGGCCAACATGGAGCCCAATAAAAAGCGCTACGCCCAGCGCACCGATGCGCGCACCCTGGCCGATATCGTCAAGGACGCCGATGTGTTCCTGGGCTGCTCCACCGCCGGCGTGCTCACCGCTGAAATGGTCAAGACCATGGCCAGCCAGCCGCTGATCCTGGCGCTGGCCAACCCCGATCCGGAAATCCGTCCCGAGGTCGCCAAGGCGGCGCGCCCGGACTGCATCATCGCCACCGGCCGGTCCGACTATCCCAACCAGGTCAACAACGTCCTGTGCTTCCCCTTCATCTTCCGCGGCGCCATGGATGCCGGCGCCACGCGCATCACCGAGGAAATGAAGCTGGCGGCGGTCAAGGCCATCGCCGAACTGGCCGAAGCCGAGCAGAACGATGAAGTGGCGCGCGCCTACGCCGGCCAGGACCTGAGCTTCGGCCCCGACTACATCATTCCCAAGCCCTTCGATCCGCGCCTGATCGTCAAGATCGCCCCGGCCGTCGCGCAAGCGGCCGCGGACTCCGGCGTGGCCCTGCGGCCCATCCAGGACATGGAGGCCTACCGCCAGAAGCTGATGGGCTTCGTCTACCATTCCGGCCAGCTCATGCGCCCCCTGTTCCACCAGGCCAAGCAGGCGCCCAAGCGCGTCATCTACGCCGATGGCGAAGACGAGCGCGTGCTGCGCGCGGTACAAACCGTGGTCGACGAGAAGCTCGCCCATCCCATCCTGGTGGGCCGTCCATCGGTCATCGAAATGCGCATCCGCAAGTTCGGCCTGCGCCTGGCCGCGGGCACCGACATCGATATCGTCGATCCCGAGGACGACGCCCGCTTCAACGAAACCTGGAGCGCCTACTACCGCATGCGCGGCCGCCAGGGCGTCACGCCGGCCATCGCCAAGGCCATGGTCCGCAAGCACAACACGCTGATCGGCGCCATGCTGCTGCAGCGCGGCGATGCCGATGCCCTGCTCTGCGGCGTGGGCAGCCGCTACGACAACCAGCTCAAATACGTCGACGAAGTCATCGGCCGCAAGTCCGGCACGCAGGCGTACGCCGCGCTGAACGTCCTGATGCTGCCGGACCAGACCCTATTCATCGCCGACACGCACGTCAACGAGGATCCCAGCGCGGAGGAACTGGCCGACATCACCATCCAGGCCGCTGACGAAATGCTGCGCTTCGGCGTGGTGCCCAAGATCGCGCTGCTGTCGCATTCCAACTTCGGCAGCCGCAACACCGCGTCCTCCAGCAAGATGGCCCGCGCGCGCCAGCTCGTATCGGAACGCGCGCCTCACCTGGAGATCGACGGCGAGATGCATGCCGATGCCGCGCTTTCCGAGTCGATCCGCATGGCATCCTATCCGGACAGCTCGCTGAAGGGCCCGGCCAACCTGCTGATCATGCCCAATCTGGACACCGGCAACATCACCTACAACATGCTGAAGATGACGGGCAGCCGGGGCATCGCCATGGGGCCCATCCTGCTGGGGGCGGCGCGCCCGGTACACATCCTGACCAACAGCGCCACCGTCCGCCGCATCGTCAACATGACGGCGCTGGCCGTCGTCGACGCGCAGCAGGAAGCGGCGGAAGCCGGGCAGCGCCGCTGA
- a CDS encoding citrate synthase: MKQSDKKATLTFSDGSAPIEFPIYQGTVGPDVIDIRKLYGQSGMFTYDPGFMSTAACSSAITYIDGDKGELLYRGYPIEQLATNCDFMDVCYLILNGELPSPEQKQDFDSQVTHHTMVNEQLHFFLRGFRRDAHPMAVLTGLVGALSAFYHDSLDITNPQHRHISAIRLIAKMPTLVAMAYKYSQGQPYIYPQNNLSYTGNFLRMMFATPCEDYQVNEVVERALDRIFILHADHEQNASTSTVRLCGSSGTNPFAAIAAGVACLWGPAHGGANEACLNMLEELQANGGVAKVGEFMEKVKDKNSGVRLMGFGHRVYKNYDPRAKLMQQTCKEVLSALNLENDPLFKLAMELERIALEDPYFVDRKLYPNVDFYSGIVQRAIGIPVSLFTAIFALARTVGWIAQWNEMLTDPDYKIGRPRQLFTGSPARDIKRKK; this comes from the coding sequence ATGAAACAGTCAGATAAAAAGGCCACCCTAACGTTTTCGGACGGCAGCGCTCCGATTGAATTCCCGATTTACCAGGGTACGGTAGGTCCGGACGTTATCGACATTCGCAAGCTCTACGGCCAGTCCGGGATGTTCACTTACGATCCGGGCTTCATGTCGACGGCGGCGTGCTCTTCCGCGATCACCTATATCGATGGCGACAAGGGCGAGCTGCTGTATCGCGGCTATCCCATCGAGCAGCTGGCGACCAACTGCGACTTCATGGATGTCTGCTACCTGATCCTGAACGGCGAGCTGCCCTCGCCCGAGCAGAAGCAGGATTTCGATTCCCAGGTGACGCATCACACCATGGTGAACGAGCAGCTGCATTTCTTCCTGCGCGGTTTCCGCCGCGACGCGCACCCGATGGCGGTGCTGACGGGCCTGGTCGGCGCCTTGTCCGCCTTCTATCACGACTCGCTCGACATCACGAACCCGCAGCATCGCCATATCTCGGCGATCCGCCTGATCGCCAAGATGCCGACGCTGGTCGCGATGGCGTACAAGTATTCGCAAGGCCAGCCGTACATCTATCCGCAGAACAACCTGTCCTACACGGGCAACTTCCTGCGCATGATGTTCGCCACGCCGTGCGAAGACTACCAGGTGAACGAAGTCGTCGAGCGCGCGCTGGATCGCATTTTCATCCTGCATGCCGATCACGAGCAGAACGCGTCGACCTCCACCGTGCGCCTGTGCGGCTCGTCGGGCACCAACCCCTTCGCGGCCATCGCGGCCGGCGTGGCTTGCCTGTGGGGCCCTGCCCACGGCGGCGCCAACGAAGCCTGCCTGAACATGCTGGAAGAACTGCAGGCCAACGGCGGTGTCGCCAAGGTCGGCGAGTTCATGGAGAAGGTCAAGGACAAGAACTCCGGCGTGCGCCTGATGGGCTTTGGCCATCGCGTGTACAAGAACTACGACCCGCGCGCCAAGCTGATGCAGCAGACCTGCAAGGAAGTGCTGTCCGCGCTGAACCTGGAAAACGATCCGCTGTTCAAGCTGGCCATGGAGCTGGAGCGCATCGCGCTGGAAGACCCGTACTTCGTGGATCGCAAGCTGTATCCGAACGTCGACTTCTACTCCGGTATCGTGCAGCGCGCCATCGGCATTCCGGTCTCGCTGTTCACGGCCATCTTCGCGCTGGCCCGCACGGTGGGCTGGATCGCCCAGTGGAACGAAATGCTGACGGACCCCGATTACAAGATCGGCCGTCCGCGCCAGCTGTTCACGGGTTCGCCCGCGCGCGACATCAAGCGCAAGAAGTAA
- the sdhA gene encoding succinate dehydrogenase flavoprotein subunit — protein MVAVMNSLPRRQFDVVVVGAGGAGMRCSLQLAQAGLSVAVLSKVFPTRSHTVAAQGGVSASLGNMSEDNWYWHMYDTVKGSDWLGDQDAIEFMCREAPSAVYEMEHFGMPFDRNPDGTIYQRPFGGHTANFGEKPVQRACAAADRTGHALLHTLYQRNVAARTQFFVEWMALDLLRAENGDVVGVTALEMETGEIYILEAKATVLATGGAGRIWAASTNAFINTGDGLGMAARAGIALQDMEFWQFHPTGVAGAGVLITEGVRGEGGILLNKDGERFMERYAPTLKDLAPRDFVSRSMDQEIKEGRGCGPDGSYVVLKLDHLGAETINKRLPSIREIAIKFGNVDPIKEPIPVVPTIHYQMGGIPANYHGQVVSWTNGETKIVNGLYAIGECAAVSVHGANRLGTNSLLDLIVFGRATGNHIVSQHLERQHSHQTVSKSSLDYSLDRVNKLESRTSGEKTQDVGNAIRMSMQRHCGVFRTLQLLNEGVGQIEELAKQADHIAFKDKSKVFNTARVEALELANMTEVARATIKSAANRTESRGAHALNDHPTRDDENWLKHTLWYSEGSRLDYKPVQMQPLTVESFPPKARTF, from the coding sequence GTGGTCGCTGTCATGAATTCCTTGCCGCGCCGCCAATTCGATGTGGTGGTGGTCGGCGCCGGCGGTGCCGGCATGCGCTGTTCCCTGCAACTGGCCCAGGCGGGCCTGTCAGTGGCGGTGCTGTCCAAAGTGTTCCCCACCCGCTCGCATACCGTGGCTGCCCAGGGCGGCGTCAGTGCGTCGCTGGGCAACATGAGCGAGGACAACTGGTACTGGCACATGTACGACACCGTGAAGGGCTCGGACTGGCTGGGTGACCAGGACGCCATCGAGTTCATGTGCCGCGAGGCCCCGAGCGCCGTGTACGAGATGGAACACTTCGGCATGCCGTTCGACCGCAACCCGGACGGCACCATCTACCAGCGTCCCTTCGGCGGCCATACCGCCAACTTCGGTGAAAAACCGGTGCAGCGCGCCTGTGCCGCCGCCGACCGTACCGGCCATGCGCTGCTGCATACCCTGTACCAGCGCAACGTCGCGGCCCGCACGCAGTTCTTCGTCGAATGGATGGCGCTGGATCTCCTGCGCGCCGAGAACGGCGATGTCGTGGGCGTGACCGCGCTGGAAATGGAAACCGGCGAGATCTACATCCTGGAAGCCAAGGCCACCGTGCTGGCCACGGGTGGCGCGGGCCGCATCTGGGCGGCGTCCACCAATGCGTTCATCAACACCGGCGACGGCCTGGGCATGGCGGCGCGGGCGGGTATCGCGCTGCAGGACATGGAGTTCTGGCAATTCCACCCGACCGGCGTGGCCGGCGCGGGCGTGCTCATCACCGAGGGCGTGCGCGGCGAGGGCGGCATCCTGCTGAACAAGGACGGCGAACGCTTCATGGAGCGCTATGCGCCCACGCTGAAGGACCTGGCGCCGCGCGACTTCGTGTCGCGCTCGATGGACCAGGAAATCAAGGAAGGCCGCGGCTGCGGTCCGGATGGCAGTTATGTCGTGCTGAAGCTGGACCACCTGGGCGCCGAGACGATCAACAAGCGCCTGCCGTCGATCCGCGAGATCGCGATCAAGTTCGGCAACGTCGATCCCATCAAGGAACCCATTCCCGTCGTGCCGACCATCCACTACCAGATGGGCGGCATCCCGGCCAACTACCACGGCCAGGTCGTGTCGTGGACGAATGGCGAAACCAAGATCGTCAACGGCCTGTACGCCATCGGCGAGTGCGCGGCGGTGTCGGTGCACGGCGCCAACCGCCTGGGCACCAACTCGCTGCTGGACCTGATCGTGTTCGGCCGCGCCACGGGCAACCACATCGTTTCCCAGCACCTGGAGCGCCAGCATTCGCACCAGACGGTGTCGAAGTCCTCGCTGGACTACTCGCTGGATCGCGTCAACAAGCTGGAATCGCGCACGTCGGGCGAAAAGACTCAGGATGTCGGCAACGCCATCCGCATGTCCATGCAGCGCCACTGCGGCGTGTTCCGCACGCTGCAGCTGCTGAACGAGGGCGTGGGGCAGATCGAGGAACTGGCCAAGCAGGCGGACCATATCGCCTTCAAGGACAAGTCCAAGGTGTTCAATACGGCTCGCGTGGAAGCGCTGGAACTGGCCAACATGACGGAAGTGGCCCGTGCCACCATCAAGTCGGCCGCCAACCGCACCGAAAGCCGCGGCGCGCATGCGCTGAACGACCACCCCACCCGCGACGACGAGAACTGGCTGAAGCACACCCTCTGGTATTCCGAGGGCAGCCGCCTGGACTACAAGCCCGTACAGATGCAGCCGCTGACGGTCGAGTCGTTCCCGCCCAAAGCGCGTACTTTCTAA
- a CDS encoding pentapeptide repeat-containing protein: MQLSVAHFIPSCIFRSSGDPDTGDRAAREIEKTIKALAKATGLGREGRQALLQWTSWGIYAAALAVRDPHLLAQDGWNAVLPLTHQAGGDRLRLFLLRAGEPPRAAQDAAQAFYRQGLIPTDDDVVMALRDDHRALLQLNAMLREGAWQEWLGRLPATDLPPHAVPFETLPAWARETALFASDMAGKDCSHMRGLNGLDLRYLHAPGINLEGCDLSGTNFHQADLQGARWHNTLIRGAVLPLRR, encoded by the coding sequence ATGCAGCTTTCCGTGGCGCACTTCATTCCCTCGTGCATTTTCCGGTCGTCCGGCGACCCGGACACCGGCGATCGCGCCGCGCGCGAGATCGAAAAAACCATCAAGGCCTTGGCAAAAGCAACGGGCCTGGGCCGCGAAGGGCGCCAGGCGCTCCTGCAGTGGACAAGCTGGGGCATCTATGCCGCGGCGCTGGCCGTCCGCGATCCCCATCTGCTTGCCCAGGACGGCTGGAATGCCGTACTGCCCCTCACCCATCAGGCCGGTGGCGACCGCCTGCGCCTGTTCCTGCTGCGCGCCGGCGAACCGCCGCGGGCCGCCCAGGATGCCGCCCAGGCCTTTTACCGGCAAGGCCTGATCCCCACTGACGACGACGTCGTCATGGCGCTGCGCGACGACCACCGCGCGCTTCTGCAATTGAATGCCATGCTGCGCGAAGGGGCCTGGCAGGAATGGCTGGGGCGCCTGCCCGCCACGGATCTGCCGCCCCACGCCGTGCCTTTCGAAACCCTGCCCGCGTGGGCCAGGGAAACCGCGCTCTTCGCCAGCGACATGGCCGGCAAGGATTGCAGCCACATGCGCGGGCTCAATGGGCTGGACCTGCGCTACCTGCACGCACCCGGCATCAACCTGGAAGGCTGCGACCTCAGCGGCACCAACTTCCACCAGGCGGATCTGCAAGGGGCGCGTTGGCACAACACGCTGATCCGCGGCGCCGTCCTGCCCTTGCGGCGCTGA
- a CDS encoding succinate dehydrogenase iron-sulfur subunit, translated as MSTKRIVKFEIYRYDPDKDERPYMQKLEVELQPTDKMLLDALVRIKNDVDDSLAIRRSCREGVCGSDAMNINGKNGLACITNLRELKEPIVLKPLPGLPVIRDLIVDMTHFFNQYHSIKPYLINDTPPPERERLQSPEAREELDGLYECILCACCSTSCPSFWWNPDKFVGPAGLLQAYRFIADSRDEATGSRLDNLEDPYRLFRCHTIMNCVDVCPKGLNPTKAIGKIRELMVRRTV; from the coding sequence ATGAGCACCAAGCGTATCGTGAAATTCGAAATCTACCGCTACGACCCGGACAAGGACGAGCGTCCCTATATGCAGAAGCTGGAGGTCGAACTCCAGCCGACGGACAAGATGCTGCTGGACGCCCTGGTCCGCATCAAGAACGACGTCGATGACAGCCTGGCGATCCGCCGTTCGTGCCGCGAAGGCGTGTGCGGTTCGGACGCGATGAACATCAACGGGAAGAATGGCCTTGCCTGTATCACCAATCTGCGTGAACTCAAGGAACCCATCGTCCTGAAGCCGCTGCCCGGGCTGCCCGTGATCCGCGATCTGATCGTGGACATGACGCACTTCTTCAACCAGTACCACTCGATCAAGCCGTACCTGATCAACGACACGCCGCCGCCCGAGCGCGAGCGCCTGCAGTCGCCCGAGGCGCGCGAAGAGCTGGACGGCCTGTACGAGTGCATCCTGTGCGCCTGCTGCTCGACCTCGTGCCCGTCGTTCTGGTGGAACCCTGACAAGTTCGTCGGCCCGGCCGGCCTGCTGCAGGCCTACCGCTTCATCGCGGACAGCCGCGACGAAGCCACCGGCAGCCGTCTGGACAACCTGGAGGATCCGTACCGGCTCTTCCGTTGCCACACCATCATGAATTGCGTGGACGTGTGTCCCAAGGGCCTGAACCCGACGAAGGCCATCGGCAAGATCCGGGAACTGATGGTCCGGCGTACGGTCTAG
- a CDS encoding succinate dehydrogenase assembly factor 2 codes for MGRLTELQRARLRWRARRGLLENDLIITKYLDAYESQLTDADVAALTQLFELGDNDLLDLLLGRSEPEGELDTPRLREIIAKMREL; via the coding sequence ATGGGCAGGCTTACTGAATTGCAGCGCGCGCGTCTGCGTTGGCGGGCGCGCCGCGGCCTGCTCGAGAATGATCTGATCATTACGAAGTACCTGGACGCGTACGAGTCGCAACTGACCGACGCGGATGTAGCAGCGCTGACGCAGCTGTTCGAACTGGGCGACAACGACCTGCTCGACCTCCTGCTGGGGCGTAGTGAGCCAGAAGGTGAACTGGACACGCCGAGGCTACGCGAAATCATCGCGAAGATGCGCGAGCTGTAA
- a CDS encoding DUF2214 family protein produces MLTDALLAWLHFLAIFTLIVPLAAQAVLLRPDMPAATVRRLANHDRLYLACALAVVATGLLRLFYGAKGAAFYLPNPWFHAKMGLFVAIALLSLRPTVAFLKWRRQARMLPGFVPTNAEIKRIRGWVMVQVHLLGFLPLFAVLMARGIGR; encoded by the coding sequence ATGCTCACCGACGCCCTGCTCGCCTGGTTGCACTTCCTGGCGATCTTCACCCTTATCGTCCCCCTGGCCGCCCAGGCCGTGCTGCTACGGCCCGACATGCCGGCGGCCACGGTACGCCGCCTGGCCAATCACGACCGCCTCTACCTGGCGTGCGCGCTGGCCGTCGTCGCGACGGGCCTGCTGCGGCTCTTCTATGGTGCCAAGGGCGCGGCCTTCTACCTGCCCAATCCCTGGTTCCACGCCAAGATGGGGCTGTTCGTGGCGATCGCCCTGCTGTCCCTGCGGCCGACGGTGGCTTTCCTGAAATGGCGCCGCCAGGCCCGCATGCTGCCGGGCTTCGTGCCCACCAACGCCGAAATCAAGCGCATCCGCGGATGGGTCATGGTGCAAGTGCATCTGCTCGGTTTCCTGCCCCTTTTCGCCGTGCTCATGGCCCGAGGCATCGGGCGCTGA